The stretch of DNA ACAGACATCAAAGCCCGGCGTTAGGGTTTAAATGGTGAAGAACGGCGAGATGCCACTTGTGATCCGATTTTGTTAAATGCCGGGCGATACTCATTCCTAGATAGACATATGAATTACAGGGATGCTCTTTTACAGTCAGGCGACGATGTCCAGATCAGCCTTGATGTTTCTCCCGGGAGCAAAAAAACAGTCTTTCCTGCAGGATACAACGAATGGCGAAATGCGATCGAATGCCGGATTAAATCACCCGCGACCGAAGGTAAGGCGAACGCCGAGATCATAAAGACGATAGCGGATTATTTTTCGGTTAAAAAAAGCGATGTGGTGATTGTCTCCGGTGCTATATCCGGTCAGAAGAAGATAAAGATCTCTGGTGTTTCTTTGGAAGATGCTTTGGAGAGGCTTTTGGGGGATCTTGGGGAATAATTTGTTTTTGGATTTTTTGATATTTTCAGATAGTTCAGCTATAGCGTACTGGAGCCGGAGGGATGCTTGTCCATCCCGAGGCGACCTATCGCGACGAGGGGGAGGATCATAGGGAGGGGGATGTTTTCCCCCTCCCTGAATACTTATTTGATTAGGGCATAAGCCCATTCGGGGCAGCCCGAGCGCAAATTTCTGCGAAATTTGCTTGATCGTGATAACCCGACCTGGACGCTACCCTCCGGGTAGCCTCGGCCGGGATTAAATGCAATTTAGTTAAGTGAATGAAGTAACCAAAGGTCGCCTTCGGGGAATCGATTGAGGCGACAGTCTTTCAGATCATAAGACAATTTAAATAATTTTAAGTAATATTTGTGAATTGCTTCATGAATTTCACATTTCACGTATTTGGAATATTCACAGCATTACAGCATTACAGGAGGAATTATTATTGTACATACCTGAAACGACAAAATATCAGGTTCACCTTAAATTTGAGATCGAGGGGGTGGTCGAGAAGTCCGATATAATCGGAGCCATATTCGGGCAAACCGAAGGACTTCTCGGCGAGGACATGGACCTGCGTGATCTCCAGAGATCAGGAAGAATCGGAAGAATCGATGTAGCAAGCGAAAGTAAAAAAGGCGAAACGAAGGGAGAGATTCTAATCTCGTCCTCGCTCGATAAGGCGGAAACAGCAGTGCTGGCCGCTTCCCTTGAGACGATAGAGCGGGTAGGTCCGTGCAGCGGGCGCTTCAATGTAAAGAAGATAGAGGATATCAGGATCTCAAAAAGGAAGCACATCGTCGGAAGGGCCAAGGAGATATTGATCGAATCCTTTGAAGAAGGAATTATCGATACGAACGAGATACTCGATCAGGTCAGGGAATATGCACGTATAGAAAAAATAGTAGAGATCGGGGACGAAAAACTTCCTGCCGGCCCGAATGTTGAGAGCTCCGATGCGATTATTATCGTAGAGGGAAGGGCCGACGTTATTAATCTACTCCGTTATGGCATAAAGAACGCCATTGCCGTGGAGGGAACGAAGGTCCCGGGAATTATCAGCCGTTTATGCGAGCAGAAAACCGCGACTGCCTTTCCCGACGGGGATCGCGGCGGAGATATGATCTTAAAAGAACTGCTGCAGGTCGCAGAGATCGACTTTGTAGCCATCTGCCCGAGGGGCAGAAGCGTAGAGGATATGTCCCGAAAAGAGATCATAAAAGCCATGAGAAATAAGGTTCCTGCCGAACTCATAACCGATGCAGGAGGGACTGTCAATATCGAATCGTACGTCCATTCCATTGAAGAAGGGGCTTTAAAACCCGAAGCGTCAGAATTGGAATCAGAAGCTGTCGCTGTTGACAAGACTCTCCTCAGGCATATGGAAGAGCTGCACGGGGAAAATCTTGTGAGGTTCCTTTCGGATGATTATCAAACAACCGGAGAGGTCCCTTTTTCAGATGTCGAAGCCGGCCTGAAGAAAGTAAATTCATCCACATATGGATTAATCACGGACCAGACCGTAAACCAGGTGATAATCGACATGGCTTCCGCTAAAAAGATAAACTTCATCGCTGCTCCCGATTTTCGGGGAATAATCAAAAAGCCGGTGAATATCAGGCTGCTGAAGATACCTTAAATGGTTTGAGGGACAATATTACTATAACTTTTTAAACAGTTGTCAGAGTGTGGTCTTTATGCATAAGGAAGAGTTAATTGCCCTCCATCAGTTTATGTTTACTATCAAGGAAAATCTGGAAAGTGAGAACCCTAATTTATCTTTTGAACATTACAATTCACTGAAGATAAATCCCAACCAGGTACACAAAAGCAAGATGGAGCACAAACATGCGATATTTGTCCTCGGGGAGGAGATCGCGGAAGCCATGAAAGACGTCGAGCCCTCCGCATCAAAGAGAATCGCGGCACGTATGAGCGAACTTGCCCGGAGAACAGAGAAAGAGATCGATGAAATGCCTGATGAAAAATACTGATTCAGGCTTTAAGTGATTTTTCTTTTTCAACCAGATATCCTGCAATATATTCTGGAATCGGGGCACTCATGCAGTGCCAGTTAGGCGTTCCGTTAACCTCGAGGACGAGATACGAATCCTCCCACGGTAAGAGATCCACCCCGCAGTAATCGATATTCACTGCATTTGCCGCTCTTGATGATATCTCCGCCATGTTATCGGGGATCTCGGCAACCGCCTCTCCAAGTCCTCCCTGGTGTATGTTGTGCGCAAATGTATCCGAACTTCTTCTTATTGCCCCGACAGCTTCCCCTTCAATGACAAAAACACGGTAATCGCAGTTGTTCTTAATGAATTCCTGAATGTAATACGGGCTCTCACCTAGTTCGCTGATATTTGTCATCGGGTATATTCCATTCCCGTCGAACCCGTATACCGGTTTATAGACCACTTTCCCGTGCTTCTCAAGAAAAGTCTCTACATGTTCCTGTGAATTGGTGAAGATCGTTTCGGGCGTCGGAACACCAGCTTTGATTAGCCTCGCGGTTGTCTGGACCTTGCTTGCGCACGTCGCTATGGACTCGGGACTGTTGACGACAGCGTTCGATAGTCCGAGAACCGACAACGCTTCAAAATGAACGCCGTCCTGGCGGATGCCACAGACCCAGATCAGTTCATCCTCGATTCCCGGATTAAAAGGATTAATTTTATCAAGATCCAGGTATTTCCAGGGAGCATTACGCTTATCAAGTGCGGAAACGACCATTCCCGTAGAATTGTCATCAGGCGTATCCGTCGGTTTCTTAATTATATATATCATAAAAAAAGTTTATTCTAAATTATCTATTGGATCAAGTTCTGTTATGTCTTTCCCGTATTTTCTCCAGACCTTTTCCCTGAATACGGGGCCGGAGTTATATGTGCAGAACGGAATCAGGCGGCCGTCCGGGGTTGCATAATGGATACAGCACCTCTGGACGCGGCTTACATCATAATTATAATTGTCCATAAAGTGCATTGTGCCGATAAACAGAGCGTTCCAGTGGAATTCCTTCAATGCCTCGAAATCATGTTTTATAAGTGCATGATAGAGCATCTTCCAGAACTGCGTGGAATTCGAATATTCCCCTTTCTTCAGTGAAGAGTGAACTCCCTTAAGGCCCTCGACCAGTGTCATGTACTTGTTGATTACCGAAGGATCATCGATCTTATGCGACATATTATTCATGACTTCAAAGAAAGTATCCACATCGATCATCTTATTGATCGGAACCAGACCTTCATCTGTCACAAAGGCATATGTCGCTGCACCGCAGTGCTGGTGAGCCGTGAAGGTGATCTGCGGTTTTCCTGTATATTTTTCTATGAGCTCCGAGATCGGAACAACCGACGGAACCGGGTAAAAATATTCCTTTTTCATTACGCCGCCGGTCTGCTCTTCAATTCTCTGCAGGAGATCAGGGATTGTGACGCGTTCCTTTTCAATATCATCTTCCGATGCAGCGCCTGTAAATGCTACAGGCTGGAAGTTGATTCCCCTTACGACGTCGTTATTTTCGGCTGCGAATTTTATTATAGCCCCTACTTCGTGATCGTTCTTGCCGTTTATTACGGTGGGAACAAGGACAACTCCCTGGCCGCATGCCGAACAGTTTTCTATGGCTTTTTTACTTAGTTTTAGGAAAGGGTTGGTCTCTTTTGTTACACCGTCAAAATGCAGGTATACCGTCGACAGGCCTGCATCTTTGAGTTGTTTCACATATTCGGGATCACGCGCAAGCTTTATTCCGTTCGTCGCCATCTGGACCTGATTGAAACCCATTTCACGTGCTTTTTTTATGATTTCGACCAGATCGTCGCGCATTGTCGGTTCTCCCCCGGAGAACTGCACTGCCGGTGTCGGGCATGGTTTTTCATCCCGGAGCACCCTGAGCATATCAACGATCTGGTCGAAGTCAGGCTCGTAGACAAAACCGCATGCCCTTGCGTTTGCAAAACAGAAGTCGCAGTTGAGGTTGCACCTGTTCGTAAGATCGATATTCGCAAGCAGGGTTGTGGATTTATGATTGTTGCAAATTCCGC from Methanolacinia petrolearia DSM 11571 encodes:
- a CDS encoding DUF167 domain-containing protein, yielding MNYRDALLQSGDDVQISLDVSPGSKKTVFPAGYNEWRNAIECRIKSPATEGKANAEIIKTIADYFSVKKSDVVIVSGAISGQKKIKISGVSLEDALERLLGDLGE
- the dnaG gene encoding DNA primase DnaG, which gives rise to MYIPETTKYQVHLKFEIEGVVEKSDIIGAIFGQTEGLLGEDMDLRDLQRSGRIGRIDVASESKKGETKGEILISSSLDKAETAVLAASLETIERVGPCSGRFNVKKIEDIRISKRKHIVGRAKEILIESFEEGIIDTNEILDQVREYARIEKIVEIGDEKLPAGPNVESSDAIIIVEGRADVINLLRYGIKNAIAVEGTKVPGIISRLCEQKTATAFPDGDRGGDMILKELLQVAEIDFVAICPRGRSVEDMSRKEIIKAMRNKVPAELITDAGGTVNIESYVHSIEEGALKPEASELESEAVAVDKTLLRHMEELHGENLVRFLSDDYQTTGEVPFSDVEAGLKKVNSSTYGLITDQTVNQVIIDMASAKKINFIAAPDFRGIIKKPVNIRLLKIP
- a CDS encoding UPF0058 family protein: MHKEELIALHQFMFTIKENLESENPNLSFEHYNSLKINPNQVHKSKMEHKHAIFVLGEEIAEAMKDVEPSASKRIAARMSELARRTEKEIDEMPDEKY
- a CDS encoding ATP-grasp domain-containing protein — encoded protein: MIYIIKKPTDTPDDNSTGMVVSALDKRNAPWKYLDLDKINPFNPGIEDELIWVCGIRQDGVHFEALSVLGLSNAVVNSPESIATCASKVQTTARLIKAGVPTPETIFTNSQEHVETFLEKHGKVVYKPVYGFDGNGIYPMTNISELGESPYYIQEFIKNNCDYRVFVIEGEAVGAIRRSSDTFAHNIHQGGLGEAVAEIPDNMAEISSRAANAVNIDYCGVDLLPWEDSYLVLEVNGTPNWHCMSAPIPEYIAGYLVEKEKSLKA
- the tes gene encoding tetraether lipid synthase Tes, with product MVIKNTKSLCPECGAVLPAEIIEEDNKIWIVRTCPEHGTYKALYWSDAGMFRRYDQYDSPGSGVENPQVTASIEECPTACGICNNHKSTTLLANIDLTNRCNLNCDFCFANARACGFVYEPDFDQIVDMLRVLRDEKPCPTPAVQFSGGEPTMRDDLVEIIKKAREMGFNQVQMATNGIKLARDPEYVKQLKDAGLSTVYLHFDGVTKETNPFLKLSKKAIENCSACGQGVVLVPTVINGKNDHEVGAIIKFAAENNDVVRGINFQPVAFTGAASEDDIEKERVTIPDLLQRIEEQTGGVMKKEYFYPVPSVVPISELIEKYTGKPQITFTAHQHCGAATYAFVTDEGLVPINKMIDVDTFFEVMNNMSHKIDDPSVINKYMTLVEGLKGVHSSLKKGEYSNSTQFWKMLYHALIKHDFEALKEFHWNALFIGTMHFMDNYNYDVSRVQRCCIHYATPDGRLIPFCTYNSGPVFREKVWRKYGKDITELDPIDNLE